In the Colletotrichum lupini chromosome 4, complete sequence genome, GTTCGCCGACGACGCGATATCCTTATCCGTCAAGAAGACGCAGTACTTTGCCACAGCAGCCGGGTCCAGCCCCGTCTCGCCGCGCTTGTACTCGGGCATGCCCGCCGTGACCTTGGCCATGCCGGCCTGGTTGACGCCCTCGGCGAAGGCGTCCATGATGTTGGTGGTGTCCATGCCGCCGAGCAGCAGCGCGACCGAGTAGATGCCCTTGTCGCCGTAGAAGCCCGCCGTGTTCTTGGTGACGGCCATGATGCCGTGCTTGGACGCCGTGTAGGCGATGCCGGAAGCGAGGCCGCGGTAGCTGGCGTTGGAGCCGATATTGACAATCAGGCCCGCGGgcccgccgctgccgctggcgCCGCCCTGGGCGAGGAACTGGTTGACGGCGTACTTTGTCGTCAGGAAGGGACCCGTGAGGTTGATGGCGAGGACGCGGTCCCAGGT is a window encoding:
- a CDS encoding short chain dehydrogenase, coding for MATRLPGTTVIVTGSGGGLGKAIAEAYLVAGANVVISDINEDRVAAVTSEYRDTYAGKLHGIVVDVTSEDSVQSLIKGTVERFGRLDVVVNNAGVMDKFDPAGDCTKETWDRVLAINLTGPFLTTKYAVNQFLAQGGASGSGGPAGLIVNIGSNASYRGLASGIAYTASKHGIMAVTKNTAGFYGDKGIYSVALLLGGMDTTNIMDAFAEGVNQAGMAKVTAGMPEYKRGETGLDPAAVAKYCVFLTDKDIASSANGSCVVLNRNWPHA